One window of Nymphaea colorata isolate Beijing-Zhang1983 chromosome 1, ASM883128v2, whole genome shotgun sequence genomic DNA carries:
- the LOC116268085 gene encoding uncharacterized protein At5g65660-like isoform X2 yields MSNLSASTDLQPADGSTRPIVGFPLGTALLVLVIFCISGIVSCCYHYEKIRSLRRSSDSNSASAEPAAEPQDAAATATTKSTPFHQSFKKQESVTLSVLMPGDEFPKFVAWPSERLTTASVKSTEVATKTLPV; encoded by the exons ATGAGCAACCTTTCCGCCTCCACCGATCTCCAGCCGGCCGATGGTTCGACCCGCCCCATAGTGGGGTTCCCGCTGGGCACCGCCCTCCTTGTGCTCGTCATCTTCTGCATCAGCGGCATCGTCTCGTGCTGCTACCACTATGAGAAGATCCGGTCGCTCCGCCGCTCCTCTGACTCCAACAGTGCCTCCGCCGAGCCTGCTGCCGAACCCCAAGACGCtgccgccaccgccaccaccaagagCACGCCCTTTCATCAG TCCTTCAAGAAGCAAGAGAGCGTCACTCTGTCGGTTTTGATGCCGGGAGATGAGTTCCCGAAGTTCGTGGCGTGGCCGTCCGAGAGGCTCACCACCGCCAGCGTCAAGTCGACGGAGGTGGCGACGAAGACGCTGCCTGTCTAG
- the LOC116268085 gene encoding uncharacterized protein At5g65660-like isoform X3 yields MSNLSASTDLQPADGSTRPIVGFPLGTALLVLVIFCISGIVSCCYHYEKIRSLRRSSDSNSASAEPAAEPQDAAATATTKSTPFHQKQESVTLSVLMPGDEFPKFVAWPSERLTTASVKSTEVATKTLPV; encoded by the exons ATGAGCAACCTTTCCGCCTCCACCGATCTCCAGCCGGCCGATGGTTCGACCCGCCCCATAGTGGGGTTCCCGCTGGGCACCGCCCTCCTTGTGCTCGTCATCTTCTGCATCAGCGGCATCGTCTCGTGCTGCTACCACTATGAGAAGATCCGGTCGCTCCGCCGCTCCTCTGACTCCAACAGTGCCTCCGCCGAGCCTGCTGCCGAACCCCAAGACGCtgccgccaccgccaccaccaagagCACGCCCTTTCATCAG AAGCAAGAGAGCGTCACTCTGTCGGTTTTGATGCCGGGAGATGAGTTCCCGAAGTTCGTGGCGTGGCCGTCCGAGAGGCTCACCACCGCCAGCGTCAAGTCGACGGAGGTGGCGACGAAGACGCTGCCTGTCTAG
- the LOC116268085 gene encoding uncharacterized protein LOC116268085 isoform X1: protein MSNLSASTDLQPADGSTRPIVGFPLGTALLVLVIFCISGIVSCCYHYEKIRSLRRSSDSNSASAEPAAEPQDAAATATTKSTPFHQDENKALVRKNLAESLDENQKASYQFVGLLGSSVSTPSPASGKSPNSMIVMSKFVTELTALAHLLTEETS, encoded by the exons ATGAGCAACCTTTCCGCCTCCACCGATCTCCAGCCGGCCGATGGTTCGACCCGCCCCATAGTGGGGTTCCCGCTGGGCACCGCCCTCCTTGTGCTCGTCATCTTCTGCATCAGCGGCATCGTCTCGTGCTGCTACCACTATGAGAAGATCCGGTCGCTCCGCCGCTCCTCTGACTCCAACAGTGCCTCCGCCGAGCCTGCTGCCGAACCCCAAGACGCtgccgccaccgccaccaccaagagCACGCCCTTTCATCAG GATGAGAACAAAGCATTAGTACGTAAGAATCTGGCAGAGAGTCTGGACGAAAACCAAAAAGCATCGTATCAATTTGTGGGCTTGCTAGGATCATCAGTTTCCACTCCCTCCCCTGCTAGTGGAAAATCACCAAACTCCATGATCGTGATGTCCAAGTTCGTGACAGAACTTACTGCTCTCGCTCACCTACTGACAGAAGAAACAAGCTGA
- the LOC116266624 gene encoding uncharacterized protein LOC116266624, translating into MAETIRRGTEVVSQYCARWRSARMGSGPHSVGSFNGEGVESSTVAEVSGGSNRRRPSRSVKALHERNANLGYTADAEKLVNKGLRRSPRFETPTANCGLLDKIQIRRSPRLIAAVSREENKENEGYTVHGDRLVHPNVVKLKEGRVRKRKAKVNRNGTSQPAHKKSPSSVPHNESRRSNSEIYDSTQKRRSPRFIHGASDEEKKENERNVVHGCGLVQNVGKEKEERKKVAKGICDGIVQNARRKAPKFASLDGIQRPNCRTSGSTPKIRSPIFVDAISDEDRKENEGNVMVMRANVREDVKKRTREATGSRIQSFANKEAEGVTANVKKMNENNETKNSNGQTAAGERTENTDIVSEKFMRSGGRSGRKRNVSSDLLKDEGRENKRFREENGSHKKKACVESEVKHGYHDDPLKRKSGTLLGSSGFLGWSQDQENALERAYLMTRPSPHFWREIAKLVPGKSAKECFDRIHSIIPTPPTQQPRSRTKRKVSPLGQISLAGNVPLEQFSLRGRISGKRKSLLARRAVRHILRKQVLADQGRAAGLFSAFEGSCSTDKDPSQMRKLTIKNNKLKSCLEMNGESEPSGSRNKMPNTVTPFHQQALVSPEILKKVKNLDLHEKYIDRLHIREQTRSRKAAVKRTDSVPAETKGRTLDKTETLKYARLALVSDARDALKQIQQESHEIETFSEYDGFNDDDNDNDDCESDLGTC; encoded by the exons ATGGCGGAGACGATAAGAAGAGGGACGGAAGTGGTTTCTCAGTACTGCGCCCGGTGGAGATCCGCTCGGATGGGGAGCGGGCCGCATTCAGTTGGTAGCTTTAATGGTGAAGGAGTTGAATCCTCGACGGTAGCGGAAGTCTCCGGAGGTTCCAACCGAAGACGGCCCTCTCGATCTGTGAAGGCACTCCACGAAAGGAACGCCAACCTTGGGTACACAGCCGATGCCGAGAAACTGGTGAATAAGGGCCTCAGAAGATCTCCGAGATTCGAAACTCCGACGGCCAATTGCGGATTGCTTGACAAGATTCAAATCAGAAGGTCTCCCAGGTTAATTGCTGCTGTTTCTCgggaagaaaacaaggagaACGAGGGGTACACAGTCCATGGTGATCGGTTGGTGCATCCGAATGTGGTGAAGCTGAAGGAAGGGAgggtgaggaagaggaaggcgAAGGTTAATCGCAATGGAACGAGTCAACCTGCCCATAAGAAATCCCCTTCGTCCGTTCCACACAATGAAAGTCGGCGATCTAATAGTGAAATTTATGACAGTACGCAAAAAAGAAGGTCCCCGAGATTCATCCATGGTGCTTCtgatgaagaaaagaaggagaacgAGCGGAATGTTGTCCATGGTTGTGGATTAGTGCAGAACgtggggaaggagaaggaggagaggaagaaagtgGCTAAGGGTATTTGCGACGGAATAGTTCAAAATGCTCGCAGGAAAGCTCCTAAGTTTGCTTCACTGGATGGAATTCAGAGACCCAATTGCCGAACTTCTGGTAGTACGCCAAAGATAAGGTCCCCGATATTCGTTGATGCTATTTCCGACGAAGAtaggaaggaaaatgaaggaaatgtcATGGTGATGCGCGCGAATGTGAGAGAAGATGTGAAGAAACGGACAAGGGAAGCAACGGGTAGCCGTATACAATCTTTTGCTAATAAAGAAGCAGAAGGGGTGACGGCAAATGTGAAAAAGATGAATGAGAACAATGAGACAAAGAATTCCAACGGGCAAACTGCGGCGGGAGAGCGCACGGAGAACACAGATATTGTTTCGGAGAAGTTCATGCGTAGCGGAGGAAGATCAGGCAGGAAAAGGAACGTTTCTTCTGATCTTCTGAAGGATGAGGGACGAGAGAACAAGAGGTTCAGGGAAGAGAACGgaagtcacaaaaaaaaagccTGTGTGGAATCAGAAGTTAAACACGGCTACCATGACGACCCTCTTAAAAGGAAATCTGGGACTCTGTTGGGAAGTTCTGGCTTTCTTGGCTGGTCACAGGATCAAGAAAATGCACTTGAAAGAGCTTACTTGATGACCAGGCCTTCGCCACATTTTTGGAGGGAGATTGCTAAGTTG GTCCCCGGAAAATCAGCAAAAGAATGCTTTGATCGTATCCATTCCATCATACCAACACCACCAACGCAGCAACCTCGTTCtaggacaaaaagaaaagtttctCCCTTGGGACAGATCAGTCTTGCAGGAAATGTTCCCCTTGAACAGTTTAGTCTTAGAGGGCGAATTAGTGGCAAAAGGAAAAGCCTCCTTGCTCGTAGGGCTGTTAGGCATATACTAAGAAAGCAAGTTCTTGCTGATCAGGGACGTGCGGCTGGTCTTTTTTCCGCCTTTGAAGGATCCTGCTCCACAGATAAGGATCCCTCCCAGATGAGAAAACTtactataaaaaataataagttgAAATCTTGTCTTGAGATGAATGGCGAATCAGAGCCATCAGGGAGTAGAAATAAAATGCCAAATACTGTTACTCCTTTCCATCAACAAGCACTTGTAAGCCCAGAGATTTTGAAGAAAGTTAAGAATTTGGACTTACACGAGAAGTACATTGACCGACTTCATATCAGGGAGCAAACACGGAGCAGAAAGGCAGCAGTGAAGAGAACAGATTCAGTACCTGCTGAAACGAAAGGTCGAACACTGGATAAAACAGAGACTCTCAAGTATGCAAGGTTGGCTCTAGTTTCCGATGCAAGAGATGCTCTTAAGCAAATCCAACAGGAGTCACATGAAATAGAAACATTTTCAGAATATGATGGTTTTaatgatgatgacaatgatAATGACGACTGCGAGAGTGACCTTGGGACTTGTTAA
- the LOC116268085 gene encoding uncharacterized protein At5g65660-like isoform X4, whose protein sequence is MSNLSASTDLQPADGSTRPIVGFPLGTALLVLVIFCISGIVSCCYHYEKIRSLRRSSDSNSASAEPAAEPQDAAATATTKSTPFHQQESVTLSVLMPGDEFPKFVAWPSERLTTASVKSTEVATKTLPV, encoded by the exons ATGAGCAACCTTTCCGCCTCCACCGATCTCCAGCCGGCCGATGGTTCGACCCGCCCCATAGTGGGGTTCCCGCTGGGCACCGCCCTCCTTGTGCTCGTCATCTTCTGCATCAGCGGCATCGTCTCGTGCTGCTACCACTATGAGAAGATCCGGTCGCTCCGCCGCTCCTCTGACTCCAACAGTGCCTCCGCCGAGCCTGCTGCCGAACCCCAAGACGCtgccgccaccgccaccaccaagagCACGCCCTTTCATCAG CAAGAGAGCGTCACTCTGTCGGTTTTGATGCCGGGAGATGAGTTCCCGAAGTTCGTGGCGTGGCCGTCCGAGAGGCTCACCACCGCCAGCGTCAAGTCGACGGAGGTGGCGACGAAGACGCTGCCTGTCTAG
- the LOC116260913 gene encoding transcription factor bHLH92 isoform X1 translates to MDLFDVLLAVYPEFGSPDVPQASESAFVPYLRPETRHLNLNLNRNLNPKGKNMNKRVIELLRRIQAAGVMGQELEHDFGYRHMINERQRRGKLRRNFEILQSLLPPKTKNDKMSVVQMAAQELVGLKRRKEELQGQNEELTRLMVGGNGGGDQKRSDTATIRVKVGNAGNRSPIDSAVGVAACLKSRGLRVVRLKMEFSPPELSAVVDVEAQVRERERFHVLHTYPFGCSSAFSCLI, encoded by the exons ATGGATCTCTTTGACGTGCTTCTAGCTGTCTATCCTGAGTTTGGATCTCCCGACGTCCCTCAAGCCTCGGAGAGCGCGTTCGTTCCCTACTTGAGGCCTGAAACTAggcatctgaatttgaatctaaatcggAATCTGAACCCAAAAGGTAAGAATATGAACAAGCGAGTCATAGAATTGCTTCGTAGGATCCAAGCTGCTGGGGTCATGGGTCAAGAGCTCGAGCACGATTTTGGGTACCGGCACATGATCAATGAGCGGCAAAGGAGGGGGAAGCTCCGGCGAAACTTCGAGATCCTTCAGTCTTTGCTGCCACCCAAAACCAAG AATGACAAGATGTCTGTAGTTCAAATGGCAGCCCAAGAACTTGTGGggttgaagaggaggaaggaagagtTGCAGGGACAGAATGAAGAGCTAACTAGGCTGATGGTTGGGGGAAATGGAGGAGGAGATCAGAAGCGATCAGACACGGCAACGATAAGGGTGAAGGTGGGGAATGCTGGTAACCGATCACCCATTGATTCTGCGGTTGGGGTTGCTGCTTGCCTGAAGAGCCGAGGCCTTAGGGTCGTGAGGTTGAAGATGGAGTTCTCGCCGCCGGAGCTGTCAGCCGTCGTGGACGTCGAAGCtcaggtgagagagagagagagattccatGTGCTGCATACGTATCCTTTTGGTTGTTCATCAGCCTTTAGTTGTCTTATTTGA
- the LOC116260913 gene encoding transcription factor bHLH92 isoform X2 has protein sequence MDLFDVLLAVYPEFGSPDVPQASESAFVPYLRPETRHLNLNLNRNLNPKGKNMNKRVIELLRRIQAAGVMGQELEHDFGYRHMINERQRRGKLRRNFEILQSLLPPKTKNDKMSVVQMAAQELVGLKRRKEELQGQNEELTRLMVGGNGGGDQKRSDTATIRVKVGNAGNRSPIDSAVGVAACLKSRGLRVVRLKMEFSPPELSAVVDVEAQDGREAEEAISESLAIGGR, from the exons ATGGATCTCTTTGACGTGCTTCTAGCTGTCTATCCTGAGTTTGGATCTCCCGACGTCCCTCAAGCCTCGGAGAGCGCGTTCGTTCCCTACTTGAGGCCTGAAACTAggcatctgaatttgaatctaaatcggAATCTGAACCCAAAAGGTAAGAATATGAACAAGCGAGTCATAGAATTGCTTCGTAGGATCCAAGCTGCTGGGGTCATGGGTCAAGAGCTCGAGCACGATTTTGGGTACCGGCACATGATCAATGAGCGGCAAAGGAGGGGGAAGCTCCGGCGAAACTTCGAGATCCTTCAGTCTTTGCTGCCACCCAAAACCAAG AATGACAAGATGTCTGTAGTTCAAATGGCAGCCCAAGAACTTGTGGggttgaagaggaggaaggaagagtTGCAGGGACAGAATGAAGAGCTAACTAGGCTGATGGTTGGGGGAAATGGAGGAGGAGATCAGAAGCGATCAGACACGGCAACGATAAGGGTGAAGGTGGGGAATGCTGGTAACCGATCACCCATTGATTCTGCGGTTGGGGTTGCTGCTTGCCTGAAGAGCCGAGGCCTTAGGGTCGTGAGGTTGAAGATGGAGTTCTCGCCGCCGGAGCTGTCAGCCGTCGTGGACGTCGAAGCtcag GATGGAAGAGAAGCGGAGGAGGCGATAAGCGAGAGTCTTGCAATTGGTGGCCGGTGA